In Isosphaera pallida ATCC 43644, the sequence CCTATCTTGACCAGACGACGGGCCTGCTCGACGTGAGCGGCGTAGTGGTGCCGGTGGGTGGACAGTTGAGTCTGGAGGATGGCCAGTTCGTTGGTCGTGGGTTCGCGTCCCACCACGAGGCGGAAGCCCCAAACCAAGCGAGACTCGTCAGCAGAGGCAGGGCTGAGGGCCGTCGGGGAGTAGGCCGCGGCCGGGTCGAGCAGCCTGGCGGCCATGACGCGGGCGGCTTCGACAAACTGGATGTCGTTCATCAACGCCAAGGCTTGCAGCGGGGTGTTGGTACGAGGACGACGCACCACGCACGACTCACGGGTGGGGGCGTCAAAGAGTTGGAGCATCGGTGGGGGCGAGGTGCGTTTCCAGAACGTGTACAGGCTGCGACGATACAACGCCTCGCCGTGATCCTGAACGAATTTGGCGGTGTTGCTGCTGGTGAACCCGACGGCTTCCCACAGGCCGCTGGGTTGATACGGTTTGACGCTCTTGCCGCCGATTCGCTCGACTAGCAGACCCGAAACCAGCAACGCTTGGTCGCGGATCACTTCGCCGTCCAACCGGAACCGCGGCGCCCGGCTCAGCCAGCGGTTGGATGGATCCAGCTCCAACCGCGATGGGTCGATCACCGAGGATTGTCGATAGGTCGCCGAGCTGACGATCAATTTGAGCAGGTGACGCACATTCCAGCCCGATTCAACAAACTCAACAGCTAACCAGTCGAGCAAGTCGGGGTGGCTGGGACGATCGCCTTGCACGCCGAAATCTTCGGTGGTCTTAACCAAACCAACGCCAAAGCACTGTTGCCAGAAGCGGTTGACGGTGACGCGGGAGGTGAGAGGGTGGTCAGGTCGGGTCAACCAAAGGGCCAGTCCCAGGCGGTTGGGCGGGGCGTCCGGGGGCAAGGGTGGCAACCAGGAGGGAACCCCAGGTTGAACCGGCTCGGTGGGCCGGTCGTATTGACCACGCTCCATCACATACGCCTGGCGGCGCTCCGCACGTTCCTGACTGATTAACGTGGCGGGAATCGCCGCGTCGGCGGCTTCAAACGCCGACCGGGCCTGGTCGCGCTCGGATTGGACCGCGGCGAGGGCCGCTTGAGTGAGCGGATGGACCTTTGCCAAAAAGTGCATTCGAATCGTCGCGCGTTGGGAGTCGTCCCGTTTTTCCGGCTCGACCGCCAGCGCCTGTTTAACAGGGTTGGGCAGATCGGCGGAGGGGCGTCGCCGTTCCCGTTCCGACCACAACGCCAGCGACTCGCGGACCTGGGGACCCTGAGGCAATCCCGAGACAATGCCGGCGGCATCCCAGTAAACCGTCCCATCGTGCTGGGTGAAGGCCCAACCATCGACCACCATGCCGGGGGTCAATCCAACCTGGGCGGCGTCCACTTCGAGTCGAACCCACTTTCCGGGAGGAGGCAGGGGACCCATTGGTCGGTTGGCGGGGGTATTGATTTCTCCAAAGGGGATGAGATTCTCACCCCAGTGGACGCGATGATTCCAATTTCCTTGGGCGTGGAATTGGAGCATGATGGCCTTAGGTGGGTTTTGGGGGTCGATCCAGACGTAGGCAAAGAGTCGGTCCCCCTCGTCGATGGTCAGGCCAAACGCGGCGTCGGTGAAATAATGTTGGTCGAGACCCTGGGCAGTGCGGGTGTGGGCCCGTTGGCCCAGGAAGACCGGTCCCTGATCCTTGGTGATGAAGGTCCAGGGTTGGGTGCCGTTGGCGGTGGGCTTGGCACCGTCGGGCAGGTCGTCGTCAATCCAGACCTGATAACGCGGCAGCCCATTGGTCAATTCGGCCAGTTGCGTCGGGCCAACCGGGTCGCGGTAGGGGAGGGTGGCGAGCGCCTGGTTGAACGCGGCCTCGGCCTTCTCCCAACGGTCGCGGGCCTCGGCCAATGCTCGTTCCTGTTCGGGAGTGGGCACCTTGATCGACGGCGGCGGCAACAAAGCGTTGCCATCCATCGCGGCATCGGCCATGTTGTAGAAGAAAGCGTAAAGTTGATAGAACTCTTTTTGAGTCAGCGGATCATATTTGTGGTCGTGACAAACCGCGCATCCGGCGGTCAGACCTAGAAAGACCGTCCCAACCGTCTCGGCTCGATCGACCGCGTAGCGGAAATCGAATTCCGCGTCGATAGCTCCACCCTCACTGGTGGTGACGTTGCAGCGGTTGAAGCCGCTGGCCACTTTCTGACTGACCGTCGCGTTGGGCAGCAAATCCCCCGCCAATTGCTCGATCACAAATTGGTTGAACGGCAGATTTTTGCGGTACGCCTCGATGACCCAATCCCGATACGGCCAAATCGACCGTTCGTTGTCGAGGTGAAGGCCGTGGGTGTCGCCGTAGCGGGCCGCATCCAACCACAACCGCGCTTGGTGTTCAGCGTGTCGGGGCGACTCGAGAAGACGATCCACCAGCTTGTCGTAGGCTGCTGGATCACGGGCCGTTTCGGCCACGAAGGCGTCGATTTCGTCGGGCGTGGGTGGCAGGCCAGTCAGGTCGAGGGTGACGCGACGGATCAAGGTGACCGGATCGGCAACGGGATTGGGGACCAGTCCTTCGCGTTGCAGACGGTCGCGGATGAAGGCGTCGATGGGGTTGCGGATGGGTTCGGCGTGGTCGCCGGGGATGGGCTTGATTGAGGGGGGCGTGGGTCGTCGCGGTGGCAGGAAGGCCCAATGTTCGGTCCAGGGCGCGCCTTGTTGAATCCAGGCGGTGAGTATTTGGATCTGGTCGGGGGTGAGTTGGTTGGGTGCCTCGGGCGGGGGCATTTTGCCGGGGTCGTCCGGCTCGGCGGTGATTCGCAGGAGGAGTTCGGACTCGTCGGGGTTACCTGGGACAATGGCGCGTGAGCCGGACCGGAGGGTGGCGAAGGCGTCGGGTTTGGAGTCGAGTCGCAGTCCGGCCTTGCGGGTGGTTGGGTCAGGTCCGTGGCAGTGGTAGCAGGTGTTGGAGAGGATCGGGCGGATGTCCCGGTCGAAGTCAATGGTGGGCACGGTCGGGGCGTCTTGCCCATCCGCCCAAGCCGGGGCCGGGGCCAATCCAGCCAACCAAGCCACGGCAACCGCCGCGCCGACCCAAACACGCAACGAACCGAGGATGGGCACGATCATCATAAGACGCCTCCCAGAGAACGGGCAGCGGTTCCAACGGGCGGGATGAGGAAGGAGGGGAGTGGGGCGAGACCGAAAGGCAGGTTAAAGAATCGTAGCACTTCGGTGCAAGGTGAGCGAGGCGATTGTATCACCTTGAAGTTCCGAAGAATAGGGGCCAACGCTGAGCGTCGAACGGGACGACGGCAGTTTGGCCGAAGTTTGACTCTGGAGTGGAACCTCCCGCGTGTTCGACGAGGCACGGGGCGGGTGATGGGGGGGTTGTAACTGGAAAAGACCTCGCGCTCGACGGAGCTCAAGGCTGGATGAGGGCTTCGTCGTGGTTGAGCGGGAGATTGCGGATCATGGTCCAGGCCGCGTGTTCGACCGGGTCGAAATGCTCGACCGCCGGAGCTTCGCCCACCTTGACCAGATGCAGGCCGCTCAATAACATCCGCGAACCGCTGAGAAGACATTTTCACCGGATCGGACAGAATCGCAAACTCAGTCGAAGAAGGCAAACGACTTGGAATCAGCCAGAACACCCGCGCCGTTCGAGCCTCCGCGACTAAAGCGGTTTTAACTTTTTTTCTTTTCAACCGGACACGCGAAGCGATAGGGCGTCGATGGGGTTGCGGATGGGTTCGGCGTGGTCGCCGGGGATGGGCTTGATTGAGGGGGGGCGTAGGTCGTCGCAGTGGCAGGTGTTGGAGAGGATCGGGCGGATGTCCCGGTCGAAGTCGAGGGAGAAGACGGACGCGATCGCGCTAGCGCTTATTCGAGGGAGAAGACGGACGCGATCGCGCTAGCGCTTGTGAGCAGATGAACTGCGATTGAGTTCAATCGATCAACACATGATCGGACTCTCTTCTTTCTCCTGCTTACTCCAGCACGCGGCGAGGGGAGTCGGTGGGCAAATAGAAGATTCCTGCTCCACTCTCAACCCCGTGCTGAAGCAAGCCTCATGGTTTGACTTGGCCTGATGATAGGTGTGTTTAGATAAGTTCGCGGATAGGGGGCTTCTCGACGAGGTATTGGGGCCGTCCAGTGGGGTCTTGCAGGGTGGTTGAGGTGGTATCGATGCCTAGGACGTGATAGAGGGTGGCTAGGACTTCCTGGACGTGAACCGGGCGGTCCTTGGCGTATTCGCCCAGGCGGTTAGTGGAGCCGATAACTTGACCGCCCCTCAAACCGCCGCCGGCCAAAAAGGCGCAGCTGACCGGAGGCCAGTGGTCACGTCCGGCCTGGTTGTTGATCCGCGGGGTCCGACCGAACTCGCCCCAGGCGATCACCGCCACGTCGTCGAGCAATCCGCGTTGGTCGAGGTCTTCGATGAGGGCGCTGAGGGCCTGATCGAGTTTGGAGCCGTGGTCGCGCACCAGGTCGAAGTTCTGGCCGTGGCTGTCCCAACGTCCATAGCTGAGGGTCACGCAGCGCACGCCGGCTTCGATGAGGCGGCGGGCGATCAAGAGATGATCGTTGGCCGTGGGAGCGCCGTCGTACTGATAGTTGTAGGGTTTGCCGTCGCCGTAGCGTTGGATGATGGCGGGGTCTTCCTTGGAGAGGTCGAGCGCGTCGAGCAGACGGCTGGAGGTCAGCACCTCGAACGCTTTTTGGGTGGCGGCGTCCACGCCGGTGAGCGTGCCGTCGGCGTCGAGGTCGCGCCTCATGTGGTCAAACGAGGCGAGCAGGCCACGGCGATCGTTCCATTGGTCGAGGGTGACGCCGTTGAGGGTCATGTTGGTCATGGCCGGTCCATCGGGCCTGAACGGCGCGTAGGCCGCGCCGAGGAAGCCAACCCCGCCGGGATCGCCCCAAGGAGCATGCCCGGTCTTGGGAGCGAGTCCAACGAACGGCGGCACTGCTGGATCGACCGGACCGTTGAGCTTGGAGACCACCGCGCCCAGGCTAGGACGGCCGCCGATCGAGCGCAGATTGTCGGGTGTCCAGCCGGTGAAGCATTGGAACGACTCGTGACGGTCAACCGCGCCAACAATCGACCGGATGATCACCGCTTTGTCCATGAGCTTGGCCAGACGTGGAAAGCACTCGCCAATCCAGATGCCCGGCACATTGGTTTCGATCGGCTTGAATTCGCCGCGAATCTCGGCGGGAGCTTCGGGCTTGAGGTCGAACATGTCCTGGTGGGGTGGTCCGCCGCCCAAAAAGACGTTGATGACCGCCTTGTGACCCAGCCCTTGTTTGCGGGGTCGGTTACCGCTTTGTGCGCGATCGGTTTCCCGAGCCGCCTGAGCAGCCCGCGCTTCGATCCGAAAGAGGTCGGCCAATCCCAGGTAGCCCGCGGTGGTCCACAGGCCACCCAGTTGCAGGAAACCGCGTCGGGAGATTCCATCGCAATAGGCCCGTCGCTTGCTGGGTCGCGTCATCGTTCCGCTTCTCCTTGGCTCGTTAGGGAGCCGTCATGTTCCGACCTGGCCTCCCCACTCCAGCACGCTTCATCTCACTCCGGGGAGGTCACGATCCGCACTGTCCAGCCTCACCCGGTTTGAGACGGGTCGAACGATTATCCCTTTGAGAAATGTTAAACGTCGGAACCGGGAGCCGTCAAGCGGCAACTTGAGGGGGTGCGGCCTGATTGGTCGAATTCAGGGCAAAGTGGTGTGGGGAGAACGCGATGGTCTTAGGGATTGATGGGTGGCTCTTGCGAGTGCACTTGGGTGTGTCATGGCGTGTGGCGAACCTTCCGTGAGGACAAGTCGGGTTGAATGAGAAACTCATCGCACCTCACGTTGACGAGTCAAGAGGCATAGGTTCGGACGGTCAGGAATCCATTGGTGGGGGCGGTCCAGCGGTCAAGGTCCACGTCGTCGGTTCCCACGACGAACCCTTGGTCTTCGCCGATCACTCCCTGGATCATGCCTTGGGTTTGGAGGTTTTGGACCGCGCCGAAGTCGGCGACGTTGTCGCTAAGAAGAGAAGAGAAGAGTTGTTGGAGGTTCGCAAAATCCAACGGACCGACAGACACCAATTCATTTTGGTTAGCGGGGTTTTGACGCTTCATTCCTGGACGTTGACGATCCGGCTGGACTGCCAGCGGCGCGAGAATCGAGACGACGACATTAACCCTCGCTTGATACGGTTGAGAGCGGTCCTTCAGAGCCCGGGGGATCGCGCCACCAGAGCCAGCGCGCCGCGATGAGGACACCCAGGACCATGACGACCGTGCTTGCGAGGGCGGCGACCAGTCCACGGCCGGGTGCCGTGGCCACGAGAAGGTTGAAGGAGGTGTGCCAGATCGCAACGACGAAGACGCTCTGAACACGAAAGAAGATCCACGCCAAGACGATCGAACCGGACGCAAGGCCAAGCGCCCAGCCGAGGAGCGCCGGACCAAGTAGAGCGGCCATGCTTGCATTCAGAGCGAACAGCGGCAGGTGCCAAAGCAGCCACATGCCCGCGACGAGCAGGGAGGCGTGCAGCTTCGAGCGACCCCGCGCGAGTCGAGGCAATGCGAAGCCACGCCATCCCCCCTCCTCGCCGATGCCGTTCAGAATCAACACGAACAGCAACGACGCGGCCGGAGGCCAACCCTCAGGAACGCCTGGATAGGTGTTGAGGTCGTCCAGCGTGGGTGGTGGAACCCCGAACAACGAGAGGATGGCATACGCGGCAACGCCGAAGAGAAGTGGCGACGTCGCGAGCAGCAACGATGGGAGGCGAGGCGACGGCAGGCGAACGCAACTGAGGAGCAAGCAACGCAGGCCGCCGACGCCGTCCACAACCGCCGTGACAACCAACGCGGCCAGAAACGGGCCGAGAAGCCCCGGCAGGTGGGTCGCGCTTGAACCGGGTTGAACGCGATCCCCTTTCAACAGCAGATACAGCCAGTAGGACCAGGAAAACGCGAAGGCCAGCACGAAGTAGCTCAGAACAGCGTGTTTCCGCATGGTTGGGGGGTGGGACAAGGTGGAAGATCGGCGCGACAACGAAGCTCATCCGTGGACATGCCCAAGACCAAGACATCGCAAGAGCAGTGGACTGGACCACAACGCTGGTATTAGGTGCGGCTTTGGTTGGACCGGCGTGTTCGATCCAATCGAGAACAAGCCAGCCCACTTATTGGTTCGTTAAGCTAAGCAAAATCAAATCGTTGTTTGTAGTGATTGTCCTTTTGGCTGGAAAACGGCTTGCCGGGAGTCGCGCTCCACTCTTGGAGAAATGAATGCTGAATCATCCCCGACAGGTTTCTGAGTACCAAAGCAAAACCCACAAACGACCAAAGTTGGTTTGTGAGACAGACACCTAAATTACGTTCACTTATAGCTCGCGTGAGTGATCACCGATCATTTTGGTTTTCGAGTCTGAGAAACCAAGGGTGATCAACGTCATTGAAGACTAGCGATGTGATCAAACATCAACATCGCCGTCTTTAGAGTTTCAAAACAAAACAGACTTCAACCTCAAGTCGGGGCGGCGGGATTTGAACCCACGACCTCTAGAACCCCATTCTAGCGCGCTAGCCAGACTGCGCTACGCCCCGTGGCGTCGGGCCAATCACGAGAACGCCGAAGAGTGACCGTGGCAGGCTCGACTCCAGCGATTGTACGAACGGTGTCGGTGATGTCAAGACGGTTTTGAGCTTGCGGACGAATTGCCTTCCGGGAACGAGGCGGACGTGGTAGGGAACGCAGGTCGGAACGCGAGGAGTTCGCCCTCGAAACGCCGGGAAACATGGGCGGGGAGGCGGTGATGGATCTGATTTGCGGCGGGATGTATCGGTCTTGCTCGACCTGGCAATATGAGGTGGCCACAGCGCTGTTGCGACGGTTCGCTCGGGGGGGAGTCGAGCCGTTGGGCTATCTCACCGGAGCAGAGTACGCTCGCTTGTCCCGCGCGACCCGCGAACCGATCCGGGGTTGGCGGGTGCTGAAGAGTCACGAGGAAAGTCCGGTCCTAGCCAGGGTGTTGCGAAGGGGCGAGGCCCGCGCCTTGTATTCGTTTCGGGATGTACGCGAGGTGGTCTTCTCGATGCTCCATAAGCGGCGGGAGTCGTTCGAGACCTTTCTGTACGCGGGCCGTTTGCATCAAATTTTGGTCAACGACCGCTTTTGGAGAAACCAACCCGGCGTCCTTATCCAGCGCTACGACGACCTCACGGCCCGCCCGGCTGAGGGGGTCAGTCAGATCGCGCGGTTCTTAGGGTTGGAGGGGGTCACACCCGAAGCATGCCAGGCGATCGCGCAGGAGTTTTCCAAAGAGGCCAATCTGGAACGCACTCGCCAACTCCGGGAGCGTCTCACTGCCCAGGGGGTCGATTTGGACGACCCAGCGAACGCTTTGGTTTGGGACCGCGAAACCCTGTTGCACTGGAACCACGTCCGCGAGTCCGCTCCCACTTGGAGGGATCTGGCGACGCCGGCCCAGCGGCGGATTCTGGGCGCGGTTTGCGGCTCTTGGTTGATCGAACAGGGTTTCGAGACCGATGACCGTTGGATTGTCGCCGCCGTTCCCGCCGATCGCGCTCCACGTTGGCGACTCGACCCAGCCGAACGCGCGGCCGTGCGTCGCGGCCTTCGGGCCAACTGGGCGTTACGCACCTCGTTGCGTCACCCCGTCCTCGTCGCCACGCTGAAACGTTGGTTGAAACAATCCTAAACGCAGAGACACGACGGACGAACGCAGGGAACCTCTATCCCCAGTCCGTCTTCATCGAAACGGAACCATCAAAGAAACGCAAGGAAGAGGAGGGGAGGGTGACTCCCCCACCCAAACCGGCTTCCGATCCCCCTCACCTGCCGATCATCCCCCCCTTTCACGCTCCACCCAGGTGTCCCAATAGGTCCAAATCTCAGAGAAAACCCTGAATCGCGTCATCTCCGACTTGATCGAAGTCTATTCTACTGGTAGAGGGTCACTATTCGGGAAACCAAAGATCGTGATTCAAGAGTCGCGGAAACACGGACCGAAGGGACAGGAGGTTTCCTCTCGGTTCGCAGTGGTCGAAATGGGTTGGCTTGGGCGTGTGTTTCGGAGGGCTTTCCGGCGCAGCTCAGGCGTCCCATCGTCCCGTCGGAAGTCTCAACTCGTTCAGGGGACCGATTTTTCCGTTTGGTCTCTCCCATCCAAGGACGGCCCGGCTTTCCGTCTTCCTCTCCCCGCCTCGTATCGGTGGCCGGCCGATCATCCCTCCTTCCCCCACTCAACTCTTGTTTTCGGAGGGGAACGCCATGCTGACGATGATAACGCCGCCGGTTGGCCGACTCGATGGCAGTTCGTGGTTCCGTCGTTTGGTTTTGACCGCCTTCGTCGTATTGTCCTCGGAATCAACCGGTTGGGCCGACGAACCGCCTTCCGCCGCCTTGGCTTCCAACCCGTCCAACGATTCGGTCGCCAATCCTGCGACCTTGGGTTTCGCGTCGGCTCTTCGGGTGTGTGACCGCCAGGCGCTGCGTGATGGTTCGGGGTGGCGGGTTCACTACCGCTTGGAGGTGGCGACGGCGGCTCCGGTCGCCGTTGAACCCGGCGAGGTCGTGGTGATCGTCGAGTCCGACCTCTCCAACGCCCGCGTGCCCGGACTGGAACAGCCCCGCCGATCGCGACTCGTCGTGCGGGGCGACGAGGGGCTGGTCGCGCAATGCGACCTGGACCCCACTGCCGAGGAAGCCCGTCGCAGCCGCGAACGGCTCATGGTCGAGTTGATCGTGAATCCCCCCAGACGCTCCCGCTTCGAGGCGACCGCCGAATCCCCCGGTTTGAGCCAAGACCCCACTGCCGATCCCTTCGCAGCTCCCACCGCCGTGGAATCGCCCGCCGGACCCCTGCGAATCGCTCCCGCGACGCCCGACGAAACGGGTCGCCGCGGCTTGGGTGGAGAGACCATCCCCGCAGCGGCGGGACCGATCCCCTCGTTGACTCTGCTTCCCGGCGCGACGGTGGAGGTGGTGTTGCTCTTGAGTCATCACCGCTTTTTGTATGGTCGCTACGAGCCGCTTCTGGGTCGTCGCGCGATTCAGATCCGCCTAGGCGAACTGAGCTTCGCCGACCGAATCGACCTAGACGACGACCGCCCCGTGCCCCCCCCGGTCCATCGCCTCGACGGTCCTCAGGACGGCCCCCCCGCCGATCGCCTCGACCCCTCCCAATATGTCTCAGCACCGCATAGCCTCCACCTGGAAGCCCACGCGCCAGGGAATCAGTCGTACCGATTCAAGGATCAAGAGGTGCGTTACGGGACCACCATGCGGCTCTCGTTTTCCTATTTGGTGGCGATTGGATCGGAAGGCCGCGTCAAGGCCCGGGTGTCACAATATCGCGACGGCCCCGCCTCCTCTTGGCGGATCCTCCCCGAGGGGTGTGTGGAGATCCCCTTGACCGAGATCGGACGCTGGACCCGAGTCGAGACCGTGTTCCGCACCCAAAACGACGCCACCACCATCGGACTCGACTTCCGCATCGGCGGCGACATCGGCGAGGCCTGGATCGACGACATCGTTCTTGAGGCCATCGACGATCAAGGCGCGACTCAGCCCCGGCGTCCTTGAAGCTCCCCCGCCCATCATCATCCCGTTCCCTAGGTGGGAAGCAACTCTCCCTAGGGACGGGAAATGACCTGCTCGAACAGGGTCTGAATGCGGGTCACGCCGATTGTGCCGCGCTAGACAGCCACGCCGCGGAACGTCGGCCATCAACCCGACCTCAGCTGAACTCGCCACGGATATAGCGGGCGGTGGTTTCGTGCAGGGGGTTCTCGAAGAGTTGGTAGGTGGGACCGTATTCGATCAAGTGGCCGGTGCGCCCGCCTTGAGTCGTATCGACATAGAAAAAGGCGGTGTAGTCGGCAACGCGGCGCGCCTGATCCATATTGTGGGTGACGATGACGATGGTGTAATCCTTTTTGAGTTCCAACATGAGGTCTTCGATCTTCTTGGTGGCGATTGGATCCAGCGCCGAGCATGGCTCGTCCATTAAGAGGATTTCTGGACGGGTGGCGATGGCCCGCGCGATGCAGAGGCGTTGCTGTTGACCGCCGGAGAGCGACAGGCCGGAGGAGTGCAGTTTATCTTTAACCTCGTCCCAGAGCGCGGCGGCTTCAAGAGATTCGCGGATGCGTTCCTGATGATTCCCCTTGAATCGATTGAGCCGTAGCCCAAAGCCGACATTTTTGGCGATGCTCATGGCGAAGGGGTTAGGTTGTTGGAAGACCATGCCGATGGTCCGGCGCACCGCCACCGGATCGACTTCGGGGGCGTAGATGTCGTGGCCGTTCAACAACACCTGACCTTCGAGGCGGAAGCCGCGGATCAGGTCGTTCATGCGATTCAGGCAACGCAGCACCGTGCTTTTGCCACAGCCGGAAGGACCAATGAAGGCCGTGATCGTACCCTTGGTGATTGGCACATGGGAGTCGCGCACCGCCAAAAAGTCACCGTAATACAGCCGATCAATCGCGCAGTTGATCAGAAGGGCGGTGGTGGTCTGGGATGACGCCGGGGTTCCCAAGGCGTCCTGAAGAGGGGTGGACATGGTTGAAGAGTCCCTGTGATCGTGACGTGAGAACTGACATGATCGGCAGCCAGTTGGAGCGACGAGGGTGAAGCAGGGGCAAGGGGCTCATCGTCTCGTTTGAGTGGAGGGAGCCTGCGCGGCCACGACGCGGACGGCGATGTTGGCGGTCAGCGCCGCGACGACCAGGATCAGCGAGGCGGCCCAGGCAATGTCGATCTGGCTGGGATATGGCACACCGGAGAAATTGTAAATAAGAACGGCCAGCGAAGCAATCGGGGTGATGAACGGGGCTTCGGGCCAGTAGTCGAAAAACAGCGCAGTGAAGAGCAGGGGAGCGGTTTCCCCCGCGGCCCGCGACACCGCCAGCATGATACCGGTGAAGATACCCGAGGAGGCCGTAGGCAGCACCACCTGGAGGATGGTTTGGGTGCGGGTGGCCCCCATGCCCACTGCCGCTTCGCGGAGTTTGCGGGGTACCGCGCGGAGGGCTTCGGCAGTGGTGAGGGTGATGACCGGAATCATCAGGATCGCCAGGGCGACGCCGCCGGCCCAGGCCGAGAAGCTTCCCGTGGTCAGCACCACCACCGCGAAGGCGAACACGCCCGCCAGAATTGAGGGCAGACCGCTCAGAACCTTGGCGGCGAACGAAACGACCGTGGCAATCGAACTCTCGGGACTGGCAACCTCGGCCAGATAGATTCCGGCCATCAAGCCAATCGGCACCGCCAACGCCGAGGCGATGGTCACCAAAATCAAGGTGCCTAACAGCGCATTGCCCAACCCTCCGCCCGGCATTCCCGCCGCGGGCGGCAGATCGGTGAACAGCTCGAGACTGAGCATTGACCCCCCTCGCGTCAGCACTAACGCCAGGACTGAGACCAAGGGCACCAACGCCAGAAAGGTCAACGTCAAGGCGAGGATGGTCAGGCCAGAGTCGATCAGAAGCCGACCTTGCGTTAAGTCGCGTCGGAAGGGATGAGGCGGCTTGTTCCGATCCGACGGCGACGATTCACCTAACTTTCGGCCGGGGGTACCCTGGGCGGGTTCGGTGTCGGGGTCGAGGCCGTGACCGAACGGTTGAGAACTTATCGTCATCAATGTATCCCCTTGAGCGACCGCGACGCCCGTTGAAGAATCAGCACCCCAACCACGTTGATCACCAGGGTGATTACCAGTAGCGCTAGGGCCGCAGCCATCAACGCGGGAATCTCCACGACTGGATCGGCTTCGGCGAACTTGTTGGCCAGGAGAGCCGCCAGGGTGGTGCCCGGTGCGAACAGCGACCATTGGATCGTGTTGGCGTTGCCGATCAGCATCGCCACGGCCATCGTTTCGCCCACCGCGCGGCCGAAGCCCAACACAATCGCGCCGAAGATCCCCGGCGCGGCGGTGGGTACGATGATTTGCAAGATGGCTTGCCAGCGGGTCGCCCCGATGCCATAGGCGGCCTCTTTGAGTCGCTGTGGAACCGACGCCAGAGCGTCGCGCGAAATCGAGGCGATGGTGGGCAGGATCATGATCGCCAGCACCAGCGCTGCGGGGAACATCCCCGGTCCGCTCAAGCGGGTCGAGAAAAGAGGAAACCAGCCCATCGTCTCGTTGAGACTGTTGGCGATGGGACGCACCAACGGCACGATCACGAACAGCCCCCACAACCCGAACACCACCGAGGGAATCGCCGCAAGCAGTTGCACTAAGTTGGTCAGTAACCATTCCAGCTTGGGCGGCAGAAACGACTGACTCAGCACGATCGCCACGGTCACTCCAAACAGGGTTCCCATTGCGAGAGCCAGCAGCGAACTGACCAGTGTACCGGCGATCTGGGGCCAAATCCCGAACCTTGCCTCCGCTACGCTCCAATCCGATCCGATCAGGAAGCCGGGGCCATAGGTGATCAGCGCTGGCCAGGCGGTGCGGGTGATCTCGTAAACCAGAAAAACCAGCATCAACACCACCGCCAGCGCGAACAGCCGTGTCAGCGTTCGGAACCCGCGGTCGTTAAGCTTCTCAAAGGTTGAGGGAGGCTGTGCCAGAGTGCCTCGTGTTTGGGGCGAGTTGGTGGTGGTCATTCCCGGTTCCCGTGAGGATCTTCCGAAAAACCCGCGACGGCCTTCTCAATCCGTTCCTCGATGTCCCCGCGCGATGAACCGGCGACGGACGCGGCGGCGGGCGGCGGCGATTCTGATTCCTGCCCGACCGACTCGGCCGCGTTGGCGACTTCGATCGAGTCGATCGCCTGGCGAACCTGTTCGACAGTGGCCGGGGGCAGGGGAACGTATCCCAGATCGGCGGCGTAAGTTTGTCCTTGATCGATCCCGTAACGCAAGATCGCCTTGAGCGCCGAACCCACTTTGGGATCGTCGTAACGCCCACGCACCAGTA encodes:
- a CDS encoding PSD1 and planctomycete cytochrome C domain-containing protein — encoded protein: MMIVPILGSLRVWVGAAVAVAWLAGLAPAPAWADGQDAPTVPTIDFDRDIRPILSNTCYHCHGPDPTTRKAGLRLDSKPDAFATLRSGSRAIVPGNPDESELLLRITAEPDDPGKMPPPEAPNQLTPDQIQILTAWIQQGAPWTEHWAFLPPRRPTPPSIKPIPGDHAEPIRNPIDAFIRDRLQREGLVPNPVADPVTLIRRVTLDLTGLPPTPDEIDAFVAETARDPAAYDKLVDRLLESPRHAEHQARLWLDAARYGDTHGLHLDNERSIWPYRDWVIEAYRKNLPFNQFVIEQLAGDLLPNATVSQKVASGFNRCNVTTSEGGAIDAEFDFRYAVDRAETVGTVFLGLTAGCAVCHDHKYDPLTQKEFYQLYAFFYNMADAAMDGNALLPPPSIKVPTPEQERALAEARDRWEKAEAAFNQALATLPYRDPVGPTQLAELTNGLPRYQVWIDDDLPDGAKPTANGTQPWTFITKDQGPVFLGQRAHTRTAQGLDQHYFTDAAFGLTIDEGDRLFAYVWIDPQNPPKAIMLQFHAQGNWNHRVHWGENLIPFGEINTPANRPMGPLPPPGKWVRLEVDAAQVGLTPGMVVDGWAFTQHDGTVYWDAAGIVSGLPQGPQVRESLALWSERERRRPSADLPNPVKQALAVEPEKRDDSQRATIRMHFLAKVHPLTQAALAAVQSERDQARSAFEAADAAIPATLISQERAERRQAYVMERGQYDRPTEPVQPGVPSWLPPLPPDAPPNRLGLALWLTRPDHPLTSRVTVNRFWQQCFGVGLVKTTEDFGVQGDRPSHPDLLDWLAVEFVESGWNVRHLLKLIVSSATYRQSSVIDPSRLELDPSNRWLSRAPRFRLDGEVIRDQALLVSGLLVERIGGKSVKPYQPSGLWEAVGFTSSNTAKFVQDHGEALYRRSLYTFWKRTSPPPMLQLFDAPTRESCVVRRPRTNTPLQALALMNDIQFVEAARVMAARLLDPAAAYSPTALSPASADESRLVWGFRLVVGREPTTNELAILQTQLSTHRHHYAAHVEQARRLVKIGEAPAVEHFDPVEHAAWTMICNLLLNLDEALTRP
- a CDS encoding DUF1501 domain-containing protein, whose amino-acid sequence is MTRPSKRRAYCDGISRRGFLQLGGLWTTAGYLGLADLFRIEARAAQAARETDRAQSGNRPRKQGLGHKAVINVFLGGGPPHQDMFDLKPEAPAEIRGEFKPIETNVPGIWIGECFPRLAKLMDKAVIIRSIVGAVDRHESFQCFTGWTPDNLRSIGGRPSLGAVVSKLNGPVDPAVPPFVGLAPKTGHAPWGDPGGVGFLGAAYAPFRPDGPAMTNMTLNGVTLDQWNDRRGLLASFDHMRRDLDADGTLTGVDAATQKAFEVLTSSRLLDALDLSKEDPAIIQRYGDGKPYNYQYDGAPTANDHLLIARRLIEAGVRCVTLSYGRWDSHGQNFDLVRDHGSKLDQALSALIEDLDQRGLLDDVAVIAWGEFGRTPRINNQAGRDHWPPVSCAFLAGGGLRGGQVIGSTNRLGEYAKDRPVHVQEVLATLYHVLGIDTTSTTLQDPTGRPQYLVEKPPIRELI
- a CDS encoding CPBP family intramembrane glutamic endopeptidase translates to MSRRSSTLSHPPTMRKHAVLSYFVLAFAFSWSYWLYLLLKGDRVQPGSSATHLPGLLGPFLAALVVTAVVDGVGGLRCLLLSCVRLPSPRLPSLLLATSPLLFGVAAYAILSLFGVPPPTLDDLNTYPGVPEGWPPAASLLFVLILNGIGEEGGWRGFALPRLARGRSKLHASLLVAGMWLLWHLPLFALNASMAALLGPALLGWALGLASGSIVLAWIFFRVQSVFVVAIWHTSFNLLVATAPGRGLVAALASTVVMVLGVLIAARWLWWRDPPGSEGPLSTVSSEG